The Arctopsyche grandis isolate Sample6627 chromosome 7, ASM5162203v2, whole genome shotgun sequence genome includes a window with the following:
- the LOC143913992 gene encoding uncharacterized protein LOC143913992 → MECRLCLGPAPAESSVSIFQRPGPHPERLEQRIRTCCQIYVKRGDGFPDTVCLSCKTNLESLISFRKACFRSNETSQLRLDDCLKIKTEEVILEDVIWDDEPSLPPIHRKNSEICLKSFSQKSILKKHKKYHSGIKLHKCDIRVKAYVQKIDLVSHLRSHTGEKPYKCEMCFQSFSQNSSLKTHKKKLHAEINPYKCDICLKSFITKNTLVSHLRSHTVEKPYKCDICLKSFTRNDSLVGHLKTHTGEKPYKCDICLKSFTRKYSLVGHLKTHTGEKPYKCDICLKSYVRKNPFISHLRSHTGEKPYKCDICLKSFTQKRILERHLITHTGEKAYKCDICLKSFTRKDSLVAHLRTHTGEKPYKCDICLKSYVRKNLFISHLRSHTGEKPYKCDICLKSYVRKNQFMSHLRSHTGEKPYKCDICLKSFTRKDSLVGHLKTHTGEKPYKCDICLKSYVRKNQFMSHLRSHTGEKPYKCDICLKSFIYKEKLVIHLRSHTGEKPYKCDICLKSFTRKDSLVAHLRTHTGEKPCKCDICLKSYVLKNQFVSHLRSHTEEKPLQV, encoded by the exons atggagtgcaggctttgtcttggaccagctccggccgaatcgtccgtctccatcttccagagaccaggtcctcatccagagcgtctggagcaacgcattcggacctgctgtcaaatttat gttaaaagaggcgatgggtttccagacacggtgtgtctttcgtgtaagaccaatctggaatcgttgatcagctttcgaaaggcttgttttcgaagcaacgaaacgtcccaactgaggttagatgattgcttgaagatcaagactgaagaagttatattggaagatgtaatatgggacgatgagccttcactaccaccaattcaccgaaagaatagtgaaatttgtttaaaatcattttctcaaaaatctatactcaagaaacataaaaaatatcattctgggataaaactacacaaatgtgacatacGTGTAAAGGCATATGTTCAAAAAATTgatcttgtgtcacatttgagatctcacactggggaaaaaccatacaagtgtgaaatgtgttttcaatcattttctcaaaattctAGCCTCaagacacataaaaaaaaattacatgccGAGATAAATccatataaatgtgacatttgtttaaaatcatttattacaaaaaatacacttgtgtcacatttgagatctcacacggtggaaaagccttacaagtgtgacatttgtttaaaatcatttactcgaaatgATTCTCTTGTCGGACATTTaaaaactcacacgggggaaaagccttacaagtgtgatatttgtttaaaatcatttactcgaaaatatTCTCTTGTCGGACATTTAAAAACTCACACTggagaaaagccttacaagtgtgacatttgtttaaaatcatacgttcgtaaaaatccatttatttcacatttaagatctcacacgggggaaaagccttacaagtgtgacatttgtttaaaatcatttactcaaaaaagaATACTTGAGAGACACTTAATaactcacacaggggaaaaggcatacaagtgtgacatttgtttaaaatcatttactcgaaaagaTTCTCTTGTCgcacatttaagaactcacacgggggaaaagccttacaagtgtgacatttgtttaaaatcatacgttcgtaaaaatctatttatatcacatttgagatctcacacgggggaaaagccttacaagtgtgacatttgtttaaaatcatacgttcgtaaaaatcaatttatgtcacatttgagatctcacacgggggaaaagccttacaagtgtgacatttgtttaaaatcatttactcgaaaagaTTCTCTTGTCGGACATTTAAAAACTCACACGggagaaaagccttacaagtgtgacatttgtttaaaatcatacgttcgtaaaaatcaatttatgtcacatttgagatctcacacgggggaaaagccttacaagtgtgacatttgtttaaaatcatttatttataaagaaaaacttgtgatacatttaagatctcacacaggtgaaaagccttacaagtgtgacatttgtttaaaatcatttactcgaaaagaTTCTCTTGTCgcacatttaagaactcacacgggggaaaagccttgcaagtgtgacatttgtttaaaatcatatgttctcaaaaatcaatttgtgtcacatttgagatctcacacggagGAAAAGcccttacaagtgtga
- the LOC143914011 gene encoding uncharacterized protein LOC143914011 — MLCCCGIFSNVSMTMTTTRFLHGSPVSVSDVCDFVGILMCWSLLTRWRRCLSGCAGEIVSTAGLVLHAGPSLVLYQVAYFGRAALVVKVCDGLDGAVVQAAVFCVESFA; from the exons atgc tttgttgttgcggaatattctcgaatgtttcgatgacgatgacgacgacgagattcctacatggctctccggtgagtgttagcgatgtgtgtgattttgtgggaatcttgatgtgttggagtctgttgactcgatggcgtcgttgtttgtccggttgtgctggagaaa ttgtctcgacagcgggtcttgtgttgcatgccggtccaagtcttgttctctaccaggttgcttattttgggcgagctgcgttggtagtgaaggtttgtgatggcttggatggtgctgttgtgcaggctgctgtgttctgcgtggagtcattcgcgtga